The following proteins are co-located in the Mobula hypostoma chromosome 4, sMobHyp1.1, whole genome shotgun sequence genome:
- the LOC134344770 gene encoding UDP-GlcNAc:betaGal beta-1,3-N-acetylglucosaminyltransferase 7-like, with product MYFRGKKQLKVCFIISIVLVALAVLQRNSNTNQELRSISQRSSSPGGRRVVNLLNFFTLMDNSLSPNKTETTATETKSVTRRKTKQWDVTAVNCTPSNVTRTEWMNGLEPNFEQFLRYRHCRYFPMILNHPEKCSSNIYLLIIVKSIITQYDRREVIRKTWGKEMELDGKQIKTLFLLGTSSIENEKLHHQKLLEYENIIYKDILQWDFMDTFFNLTLKEVNFLKWFSTYCENVEYIFKGDDDVFVSTKNVLEFLHAPNFQNLFVGDVLYKAKPIRRKENKYYIPEGLYNKTYYPPYVGGGGFLMAGSLARRLHKVSESLDLYPIDDVFLGMCLELLGITPIHHCGFKTFGLVKNKNSKMNKEPCFYKSMLVVHKFLPTELLKMWKLVHSSISCSKKIKVL from the coding sequence ATGTACTTTAGGGGGAAGAAACAATTAAAAGTTTGCTTTATCATCTCCATTGTGCTTGTGGCATTGGCTGTGCTGCAGAGAAACAGCAACACAAACCAGGAGTTGCGGAGTATCTCCCAGAGGTCCAGCTCTCCAGGGGGCAGACGGGTTGTCAATCTTTTGAACTTCTTCACGCTGATGGACAACTCCTTGAGTCCGAATAAAACAGAGACAACTGCCACAGAGACAAAATCAGTAACAAGGAGGAAAACCAAACAATGGGATGTAACAGCTGTCAACTGTACTCCCAGCAACGTCACTCGCACTGAGTGGATGAATGGCTTGGAACCAAACTTCGAACAGTTCTTACGATACAGACACTGCAGGTATTTTCCAATGATTCTCAATCATCCTGAGAAATGCAGCAGCAACATCTACCTTTTGATCATTGTTAAATCCATCATAACACAGTATGATCGAAGAGAAGTGATCAGGAAAACGTGGGGCAAAGAAATGGAGCTGGATGGGAAGCAAATTAAAACATTGTTTCTTTTGGGCACTTCATCCATTGAAAATGAAAAGCTGCATCATCAAAAGCTCTTGGAATATGAAAACATAATTTATAAGGATATTCTCCAGTGGGACTTTATGGACACTTTCTTCAATCTTACCTTGAAAGAGGTTAATTTTCTCAAATGGTTTTCTACTTACTGTGAGAATGTTGAGTATATATTTAAAGGAGATGATGATGTGTTTGTGAGCACAAAGAATGTTCTTGAGTTTCTTCATGCACCCAACTTTCAGAATCTTTTTGTAGGTGATGTATTGTACAAGGCCAAGCCAATTAGAAGGAAGGAAAATAAATATTACATACCTGAAGGATTATACAATAAAACTTACTATCCACCATACGTAGGAGGTGGTGGATTTTTGATGGCTGGTTCACTGGCAAGGAGATTACATAAAGTGTCAGAAAGTTTAGACCTGTACCCAATTGATGACGTTTTCTTGGGGATGTGCCTGGAACTGTTGGGAATAACTCCTATACATCACTGTGGCTTTAAGACCTTTGGACTTGTGAAGAACAAAAACAGTAAGATGAATAAAGAGCCTTGTTTTTACAAAAGCATGTTGGTGGTGCACAAATTTCTGCCAACAGAGCTTCTAAAAATGTGGAAATTAGTTCATAGCAGCATTAGTTGTTCAAAGAAAATTAAAGTACTGtag